From Thermus albus, one genomic window encodes:
- a CDS encoding class I SAM-dependent methyltransferase, whose protein sequence is MPRDWDAFYRETEGERAPAFTVRAYGPFVPPGPILDLAGGLGRNARYFLHRGHSVVLVEKSLEALRRLAGTPGLTLVDLDLEGPKALSLLPPGPFAAILMSYYVNRPLLKALPPLVAPGGLVLVEGFSRLEAIRRRRPESPYYWEPYELLTPPPGLGLRAFGEGWMEGYRVYAVYQKPKP, encoded by the coding sequence AAGGGGAACGAGCCCCTGCCTTCACGGTGCGGGCCTATGGCCCCTTCGTACCCCCTGGGCCCATCCTGGACCTGGCCGGAGGCCTGGGGCGGAACGCCCGCTACTTCCTGCACAGGGGCCATTCCGTGGTCCTGGTGGAAAAGAGCCTCGAGGCCCTGCGCAGGCTGGCCGGCACCCCGGGGCTCACCCTGGTGGATCTGGACCTAGAGGGCCCCAAAGCCCTCTCCCTCCTCCCCCCGGGTCCCTTCGCCGCTATCCTCATGAGCTACTACGTGAACCGCCCTCTTCTTAAGGCCCTCCCTCCCCTGGTGGCCCCAGGAGGGCTTGTCCTGGTGGAGGGCTTTAGCCGCCTAGAAGCCATCCGGCGGAGGAGGCCGGAAAGTCCCTACTACTGGGAACCCTACGAGCTCCTCACCCCTCCCCCCGGCCTTGGGCTACGTGCCTTCGGGGAGGGGTGGATGGAGGGCTACCGGGTCTATGCCGTCTACCAGAAGCCTAAGCCCTAA